A stretch of DNA from Spirosoma endbachense:
GGTTCTGACTGGCTGGCTTAGACCACTAACGAGAACAGTAGCAATTAGTAACACGACAACGATACCCAGGGCTAATCGTAAGCCCTGCCAGTCGGCCAGAAAGCCAATGAAAGGCGGGCCAACCAGAAAGCCAAAGTAGCCCACTGTTGTTACCATAGCCAGGCTTACTCCTGGGGCATAATCCGTACGGTGACCAGCCATGCTGTACACAATAGGTACAAGTGTTGATAAGCCAATGCCCACAACCGCCAGTCCAGCCAGCGAAACAGGATATAGTGGGATCAGCAGAACTAAAGCCAAGCCGATTGCGCCCAGCGCGGCCCCATAACGTAGCAGAAAACGATCACCCAACCGTTGTCGCGCCCAGTCGCCCAGGAGCCGGCCCGTCATCATTGCTCCCGAAAAGACCGTTAAACCCAAAGGAGCCGCAGCTTCGCTGGCACCAACCACATTTTTGAAGTAATTCGTACTCCAGTCGGCCATTGCCCCTTCACTCAGCATGGCGCTGAACGCAATCAGGCCAAGACCCAATAAGGCTGGGCTGGGTAATTGAAAACTGCTTGTAGCCTGATCATCTACAGGTGTTGGCGCATCTGTAATAAGCTGTTGAACAGCCCAAAAGGATAAGATCGCACAGAAAAGGCTGGCAGCACCAAAATGCACGAATAACGAAGGCGATAACTCGATAAACAATGATCCAGCCAAAGCCCCAACCATCATGCCGACACTAAACGTAGCATGAAAAGTAGACATCAATGGGCGGCCTTGCTGTTTCTCTACCAGAACTGCCTGTGCATTCATCGAGACATCGAGTGCACCAGTGCAAACCCCTACTACCCAAAAGGCCGCGAATAACTCCCAGGTCGTCGTCGCTAACGATAGCAGCAGCAGTGATCCGCAAAACAACCCAACAGACAATGTAGTGGCAAAGCGGCTTCCCTGGCGAACAGTGAGCCAGCCTGTGAGCGGCATTGAACACAATGAGCCAATGGCCGAAGCAAGCAGCATCAGGCCAAGGGTTTTGTTGTCCATATCCAGCAAGTCCTGTAAACGAGGTAATCGAGAACTCCAACTGGTGTAAATGAAGCCGCATACGAAAAAAATAAGGCTGACGGCCAAACGGGGTCTATTCATGATTAAGTAATGGCTTTATGTAAAAGTCAGTAAAAAGTACCTCGAACCCGGCTCCATCGGGACTGGCGCACATGGGCCCTATTTGAAGCGGTATATCTGGAGGAAAATAGGCCAGCCGTAGCAAGTCGAATGTTTGTCCGTCTGTCGAGATCAATATCTCGACAAAATCACGTTGCCGGGTCAGTTTTAACCAGATTCGTTCAGGCGCCAGCTGGTAAGGCCTGACCGACCAGTCGGAAAACGTCCGGGTCACAACGGCACTGGCTTGCTGAATTCCGTCGACATACTCAATGCCCGTTTTAATCCAGTGTTGAGCATCGACCCGAACCATTAGTCCGGCCTGATCGTATCGATCCCGGTACTGTCCGATTATGCAGACACCTGCTTCAAAATCGCCGGGCTGAACCCGATAAAAAAAATGACCATTATCTCGGGCAAATCCGTAGTGCGTTATCTGCCAGAAGTCGGTGCTGGCATCCGTCGAAACATGAAGTGAACCATCGTTAAACGACCAATAGGTGGGTTCGTTTAGCCAATTCATGGCACTCAGATCAGTCGGCATAGACGGAAGCAATAAATGATCGTCAATCTATTCACAAAGTAGAGCATAACAAAATCCCCCGAAAGTTCATACGTCTAAAACGACATCATCACTTTCGGGATAGCCCGTACAGGTAAGGACCCAGCCTTGGCGAAGGTCACGCTCGGTCAGTACGTCATTAATAGTCATGTGTACGCTTCCCGATAAACACCGGGCAACACAGGTTGAACAACGTCCACCCCGACAACTATAAGGCAGTGCAATACCGTCATCCAAAGCAGCCTGTAGAATAGATTTGTAGGCAGGAACCTGGATCTCCACTTGTTGTCCTCGGTATTGGATCATCACCGTTCGATCCTGTGCTAGTAGAGGAGGTGGCGACAAGACGACCGGCTCGACCACAAAATTTTCCCGCCGAATCTGATCGGGCCGGAAGCCACTGAACACGAGCGTAAACTGCACCATACGCATGTAATCGCCAGGGCCGCATACATAAAAATGAAGGGTCTGTGGATCAGATCCTCCAACTAAATCGGGAATCAACCGTTCAAGCATGACATTGTTCAGCCGCCCCCGAAGGCCGGACCAATCTTCGGATGGATTACTCAACAAGTACAGCAATCGAAAACGGTCAGGGAACTGCCGTTGTAAGTCATTCAGCTCCTCCCGAAAAATAATTGTTCGTTCACTGGAATTACTGTAAAGCAACGTTACCCGTCGCTCTGGTTCTGTTCGTAACACCTGCTTCGTAATCGCCAATAGCGGTGTGATGCCGCTGCCAGCTCCTAAAAGCACCAGGTCACCGGGTAAGTTTTCGTCAACGGTAAAGCGACCGGCAGGCGGTAAACTTGTCAATACATCACCAACCATTAATGTATCGTGCAGATAACGAGAGATCTCGCCATTCTGAATGCGCTTGATCGTTAAGCGTAACGGCTCATCCGTTGCCGAACTGAGTGAATAGGATCGGCGTACTTCGTGGACGTTCGATCCGCCGGTATGGTGTTGCAAAATAAGCGTCAGAAATTGTCCGGCACGATGTTGAACCTGTCGTCCGTCCAGGGATTCCAGATAGTAACTTCTGGTATCTGACGTTTCGGAATGAATACGAACAATACGAAGTTTAAGAAAATCGTCGGTCATGAAGCGGTTGACTTTATGCCAAAACTAACCAAATACGGGCCGTTGTTTGAAAGCCCAAACGATTTACTGAAATTCGCCCCGCCGGTTCGCTTTTGTGGAGGATTATCTACCGCTGATCTGATGCCTTCCATCGTGCCGGTATACCCGATTGGCACAAGCTTACCGACGGATGCAGTGACATTTTGCTGTTATTCGTTGTTTACTAAAAAACCACCTGTCATATCATCGATGGAAGCACTGCTGGAAGAAGTTCAACGCGTGGGTTATGTTAACAAACCCGTTGCGGACGATATAGATTTAGTAGCCGAAATTAATCGGTTGAAAAAAGAGAAAAATGCTGTCATACTGGCGCATTATTACGTAGATGGGGCCATTCAGGATCTCGCCGATTATATTGGCGATAGCCTTGGACTATCGCAACAGGCAGCTGCTACCCCCGCCGATATGATTGTGTTCTGTGGTGTGCATTTTATGGGCGAAACCGCAAAAGTGCTGTCTCCCCAAAAGAAAGTTGTCATCCCTGATCTCAACGCGGGTTGTTCACTTGCTGACTCCGCCCCCGCCGACAAGTTTGCTGCTTTCAAAGCGCAGTATCCCGACCATATCGTTCTGTCATACATCAATTGCTCGGCCGAAATCAAGGCGTTGTCCGACATTATTGTTACCTCATCGAATGCGCTAAAAATTGTCGAAAGTCTACCCAAAGACCAAAAGATTATCTTCGCGCCCGATGCCAACCTTGGCCGCTTCGTTTCGAAAAAAACGGGTCGCGATATGGTACTGTGGGATGGTGCCTGCATTGTGCACATCGACATTTCGCTCGAAAAGCTCCAGAAACTCCGCCAGGAATACCCCGAAGCGAAGTTCATTGCTCACCCAGAATGTCAGGAACACATTCTGAGCCAGGCCGACTACGTTGGTTCGACAACGGCTCTGTTAAAGTATGTAGTAGATAGCCCCGAGCAGACGTTCATTGTGGGAACGGAAGCGGGTATTCTGCACAAGATGAAGCAGGCTGTCCCGCACAAAAAAATCATTCCAGCCCCGGCCAGTCAGAACAATACCTGTGCCTGCTCAGAGTGTCCCTACATGAAAATGAATACACTGGAGAAAGTCTATAATGCTATGGTTTACGAACAGCCTGAAATCATTGTTCCGGAAGATGTACGGTTGAAAGCGTATGAATCGGTAGCGCGGATGCTGGAGTTGAGTAAGTGATAACAAACAAACTATACACAAGTCGTACAGCCTCGTAATTAGGAATCACCGAAGTGAAGTACTAAAGGCGTGAATGCTGCTTTGTGTTGGGTATTAAACTAAAATCTCAGCCAGCGAGATGCTTAATGAGCTTTAACCTAGAAATAGCCACAGGTAGGGTCATCTATGTTAAGCGATTGACTAAAAAACACATTGAATGTCGGCAAAAAAACGCCGACTTGCTCTGATTATTCTGACACCAATGCCCCATCAATTCGATTTTCTGGTTATTGGCTCCGGTATCGCGGGCCTGAGTTACGCCACCAAGCTGGCGATGCACTTTGAAGCCCAACAGCAGGCTGTGCGCATTGGCGTTATTACCAAAGTACAGGCCGACGAAACCAATACGAAATACGCGCAGGGCGGTATTGCAGCCGTATGGTCAGAAGCCGACTCCTTTGAGAAGCACATTGACGACACGATGGTTGCCGGTGATTTTCTGAGCGACCGGCATATTGTTGAAATTGTTGTTCGTGAAGCGCCGGGGCGCATTCAGGAATTGATCAGTTA
This window harbors:
- a CDS encoding ferredoxin--NADP reductase encodes the protein MTDDFLKLRIVRIHSETSDTRSYYLESLDGRQVQHRAGQFLTLILQHHTGGSNVHEVRRSYSLSSATDEPLRLTIKRIQNGEISRYLHDTLMVGDVLTSLPPAGRFTVDENLPGDLVLLGAGSGITPLLAITKQVLRTEPERRVTLLYSNSSERTIIFREELNDLQRQFPDRFRLLYLLSNPSEDWSGLRGRLNNVMLERLIPDLVGGSDPQTLHFYVCGPGDYMRMVQFTLVFSGFRPDQIRRENFVVEPVVLSPPPLLAQDRTVMIQYRGQQVEIQVPAYKSILQAALDDGIALPYSCRGGRCSTCVARCLSGSVHMTINDVLTERDLRQGWVLTCTGYPESDDVVLDV
- the nadA gene encoding quinolinate synthase NadA; translation: MEALLEEVQRVGYVNKPVADDIDLVAEINRLKKEKNAVILAHYYVDGAIQDLADYIGDSLGLSQQAAATPADMIVFCGVHFMGETAKVLSPQKKVVIPDLNAGCSLADSAPADKFAAFKAQYPDHIVLSYINCSAEIKALSDIIVTSSNALKIVESLPKDQKIIFAPDANLGRFVSKKTGRDMVLWDGACIVHIDISLEKLQKLRQEYPEAKFIAHPECQEHILSQADYVGSTTALLKYVVDSPEQTFIVGTEAGILHKMKQAVPHKKIIPAPASQNNTCACSECPYMKMNTLEKVYNAMVYEQPEIIVPEDVRLKAYESVARMLELSK
- a CDS encoding DUF1349 domain-containing protein translates to MPTDLSAMNWLNEPTYWSFNDGSLHVSTDASTDFWQITHYGFARDNGHFFYRVQPGDFEAGVCIIGQYRDRYDQAGLMVRVDAQHWIKTGIEYVDGIQQASAVVTRTFSDWSVRPYQLAPERIWLKLTRQRDFVEILISTDGQTFDLLRLAYFPPDIPLQIGPMCASPDGAGFEVLFTDFYIKPLLNHE
- a CDS encoding MFS transporter, encoding MNRPRLAVSLIFFVCGFIYTSWSSRLPRLQDLLDMDNKTLGLMLLASAIGSLCSMPLTGWLTVRQGSRFATTLSVGLFCGSLLLLSLATTTWELFAAFWVVGVCTGALDVSMNAQAVLVEKQQGRPLMSTFHATFSVGMMVGALAGSLFIELSPSLFVHFGAASLFCAILSFWAVQQLITDAPTPVDDQATSSFQLPSPALLGLGLIAFSAMLSEGAMADWSTNYFKNVVGASEAAAPLGLTVFSGAMMTGRLLGDWARQRLGDRFLLRYGAALGAIGLALVLLIPLYPVSLAGLAVVGIGLSTLVPIVYSMAGHRTDYAPGVSLAMVTTVGYFGFLVGPPFIGFLADWQGLRLALGIVVVLLIATVLVSGLSQPVRTGPSVNVPSSSKMQ